A window of the Banduia mediterranea genome harbors these coding sequences:
- the thiC gene encoding phosphomethylpyrimidine synthase ThiC, with amino-acid sequence MNVAVNELFKKAEELSAEVRAPFAASRKIYVDGPQGTRVPMREISLSPTRTEKGLEPNAPVTVYDTSGPYSDPAIEINLREGLAPLRAGWIEARGDTEQLGGPSSIFGRIRAGDVQTRDLRFEHIRAPRKATAGNNVSQMHYARRGIITPEMEFIAIRENARLAELRESYEQAGYLKRMHRGERFGARLPAEVTPEFVREEVACGRAIIPANINHPELEPMIIGRNFRVKINANIGNSAVTSSIAEEVEKMVWSTRWGADTVMDLSTGKNIHETREWIVRNSPVSIGTVPIYQALEKVGGKAEELSWEIFRDTLIEQAEQGVDYFTIHAGVLLRYIPWTAERVTGIVSRGGSIMAKWCLAHHKESFLYEHFEDICEIMKAYDVSFSLGDGLRPGCIADANDDAQFGELHTLGELTQIAWKHDVQVMIEGPGHVPMHMIKENMDEQLKHCYEAPFYTLGPLTTDIAPGYDHITSGIGAANIGWYGCAMLCYVTPKEHLGLPDKDDVREGIVTYRIAAHAADLAKGFPGTQVRDNALSKARFEFRWEDQFNLGLDPEKAREFHDETLPQEGAKQAHFCSMCGPHFCSMKITQDVRDYAAKIGADEQAALEKGMAEKSEEFRRQGAQMYRPG; translated from the coding sequence ATGAATGTCGCCGTCAACGAATTGTTCAAGAAAGCCGAAGAGCTGTCCGCCGAAGTCCGTGCGCCCTTCGCCGCCAGCCGCAAGATCTATGTCGACGGCCCACAGGGTACGCGCGTGCCGATGCGCGAGATTTCCCTGAGTCCCACGCGCACCGAGAAAGGCCTGGAGCCCAACGCCCCGGTCACGGTCTATGACACCAGCGGCCCATATTCGGACCCCGCGATCGAAATCAATCTGCGGGAAGGCCTGGCGCCGCTGCGTGCGGGCTGGATCGAGGCGCGCGGTGACACCGAGCAACTCGGCGGCCCGAGTTCGATCTTTGGCCGCATCCGCGCCGGCGACGTGCAGACCCGCGATCTGCGTTTCGAGCACATTCGGGCACCGCGCAAGGCGACCGCTGGCAACAACGTCAGCCAGATGCACTACGCGCGGCGCGGCATCATCACGCCGGAAATGGAATTCATCGCCATCCGCGAAAACGCGCGCCTGGCGGAGCTGCGCGAGAGTTACGAACAGGCCGGCTACCTCAAGCGCATGCACCGTGGCGAGCGTTTCGGCGCCAGGCTGCCGGCCGAGGTCACGCCGGAATTCGTGCGCGAGGAAGTGGCCTGCGGCCGCGCCATCATTCCCGCCAACATCAATCACCCGGAGCTGGAGCCGATGATCATCGGCCGCAACTTCCGCGTGAAGATCAACGCCAACATCGGCAACTCCGCAGTTACCTCATCGATCGCCGAGGAAGTCGAGAAGATGGTGTGGTCCACGCGCTGGGGCGCGGACACGGTGATGGACCTGTCCACCGGCAAGAACATCCACGAAACCCGCGAGTGGATCGTGCGCAATTCACCGGTGTCGATCGGCACGGTGCCGATCTACCAGGCGTTGGAAAAGGTGGGCGGCAAGGCCGAGGAGCTGTCCTGGGAAATTTTCCGCGACACCCTGATCGAGCAGGCCGAGCAGGGGGTGGACTACTTCACGATTCACGCCGGCGTGTTGCTGCGCTACATCCCCTGGACCGCCGAGCGCGTCACCGGCATCGTCTCGCGTGGCGGCTCGATCATGGCCAAGTGGTGCCTTGCGCATCACAAGGAAAGCTTCCTCTACGAGCACTTCGAAGACATCTGCGAAATCATGAAGGCCTACGACGTGAGCTTCTCGCTCGGCGACGGCCTGCGCCCCGGCTGCATCGCCGACGCCAATGACGATGCCCAGTTCGGCGAGCTGCACACGCTCGGCGAGCTGACCCAGATCGCCTGGAAGCACGACGTGCAGGTGATGATCGAAGGCCCCGGCCATGTGCCGATGCACATGATCAAGGAGAACATGGACGAGCAGCTCAAGCATTGCTACGAGGCGCCGTTCTACACCCTGGGGCCGCTGACCACCGACATCGCGCCCGGCTACGACCACATCACCTCCGGCATCGGCGCCGCCAACATCGGCTGGTACGGCTGCGCCATGCTTTGCTACGTCACGCCCAAGGAACATCTCGGCCTGCCCGACAAGGACGACGTGCGCGAGGGCATCGTCACCTACAGGATCGCCGCGCATGCCGCCGATCTGGCCAAGGGTTTTCCCGGCACCCAGGTGCGTGACAACGCGCTGTCCAAGGCGCGCTTCGAGTTCCGCTGGGAAGACCAGTTCAATCTGGGGCTCGACCCCGAAAAGGCGCGCGAATTCCACGACGAGACCCTGCCGCAGGAAGGTGCCAAGCAGGCGCATTTCTGCAGCATGTGCGGGCCGCACTTCTGCAGCATGAAGATCACCCAGGACGTGCGCGACTACGCCGCCAAAATCGGCGCCGACGAGCAGGCGGCGCTGGAAAAAGGCATGGCCGAGAAGTCCGAGGAGTTCAGGCGCCAGGGCGCGCAGATGTACCGGCCGGGCTGA
- a CDS encoding NUDIX hydrolase, producing MNDESDKPLEVLAEGKFLRLLKRGRWEYVERSTARGAAFVVAVTDEEELVLVEQFRVPLGQQSIELPAGIIGDEAQFSDESALESGLRELEEETGFRAARAELLFVGPTAPGLSSEHISFIRAFELRRVGPGGGVADEDIQVHVVPLERIDEWLAMKREAGCCIEPRIYAGLYFAKAMNRS from the coding sequence ATGAACGACGAATCAGACAAACCATTGGAAGTCCTGGCCGAAGGCAAGTTTCTGCGACTGCTGAAGCGCGGCCGTTGGGAGTATGTCGAGAGGTCCACTGCGCGTGGTGCTGCATTTGTCGTTGCCGTCACAGACGAGGAGGAGCTTGTTCTCGTCGAGCAGTTCCGGGTGCCTCTGGGACAGCAATCGATTGAGCTGCCGGCGGGGATTATTGGGGACGAGGCGCAATTCTCCGACGAATCAGCCCTTGAATCTGGTTTGCGCGAGCTGGAGGAGGAAACCGGCTTCCGTGCGGCTCGGGCCGAGCTGTTGTTTGTGGGTCCGACCGCGCCAGGCCTGTCCTCGGAGCACATCAGCTTTATTCGCGCCTTTGAGCTTCGCCGCGTGGGTCCCGGTGGCGGGGTGGCGGACGAGGATATCCAGGTGCACGTAGTGCCGCTGGAAAGAATCGACGAGTGGTTGGCGATGAAGCGCGAGGCCGGCTGCTGCATCGAGCCGCGCATCTATGCCGGACTGTATTTTGCGAAGGCGATGAATCGTTCGTAG
- a CDS encoding fatty acid desaturase: protein MNTYAIPDPVPLHEPLPHRKTLRAWLVPLSARDTRHALALVALDSVLFVLAIAATVWSAYVPLKLLFGTLAGFIIGRLFILGHDACHQSFTSHRGLNRWIGRFVFLPSLTPYSLWATGHNVVHHGYTNLKDFDFVWQPKTRSEFAALPRWRQTLERVYRSGWAPWLYYLVEVWWLRMFFPSRRYMPTRRSEFFWDCMLVSGAALLWIGLLAMAATASGQSLVVTLFAGFALPFLAWNAMIGFVVYVHHTHPSVEWHDDKSAWADAQPFVSTTVHLRFRPILGFDIGTLLHHITEHTAHHVDMGIPLYRLRRAQALLEAALPGRIIIQTFSWRWYFDTARRCKLYDYERRCWTDFDGCRSSGDGARLR, encoded by the coding sequence TTGAACACGTATGCGATCCCCGACCCGGTTCCCTTGCACGAGCCGTTGCCGCACCGCAAAACCTTGCGGGCCTGGCTGGTGCCGCTGTCGGCACGCGACACGCGCCATGCGCTGGCGCTGGTGGCGCTGGACTCGGTGCTGTTCGTGCTGGCGATCGCGGCCACGGTCTGGTCGGCTTATGTGCCACTGAAGTTGCTGTTCGGCACGCTGGCCGGTTTCATCATCGGGCGCCTGTTCATACTCGGTCACGATGCCTGCCACCAGAGCTTCACCTCGCACCGCGGGCTCAACCGCTGGATCGGACGCTTCGTGTTCCTGCCGTCGCTGACGCCGTACAGCCTGTGGGCGACCGGGCACAACGTCGTGCATCACGGCTATACCAATCTCAAGGATTTCGACTTCGTCTGGCAGCCCAAGACCCGCTCCGAATTTGCCGCGTTGCCGCGCTGGCGTCAGACGCTGGAGCGTGTCTACCGCAGCGGCTGGGCGCCGTGGCTGTACTACTTGGTCGAAGTCTGGTGGTTGCGCATGTTCTTTCCGAGTCGGCGCTACATGCCGACGCGGCGCAGCGAATTCTTCTGGGACTGCATGCTGGTTTCGGGCGCAGCGCTGCTGTGGATCGGTTTGCTGGCGATGGCGGCGACGGCCAGCGGACAGTCGCTGGTAGTGACGCTGTTCGCCGGATTCGCGCTGCCGTTTCTGGCCTGGAATGCGATGATCGGATTTGTCGTCTACGTGCACCACACGCATCCTTCGGTGGAATGGCACGACGACAAGAGTGCCTGGGCCGATGCCCAGCCATTCGTGTCGACGACGGTTCATCTGCGCTTTCGCCCGATCCTCGGATTCGATATTGGAACGCTGTTGCACCACATCACCGAGCACACCGCGCACCACGTCGACATGGGCATCCCGCTGTACCGGCTGCGGCGTGCGCAGGCCCTGCTGGAAGCGGCGTTGCCGGGGCGCATCATCATTCAGACGTTTTCGTGGCGCTGGTATTTCGACACCGCGCGGCGCTGCAAGCTGTACGATTACGAGCGGCGCTGCTGGACTGATTTCGACGGCTGTCGCAGCAGCGGCGACGGCGCGAGGCTGCGCTAG
- a CDS encoding ammonium transporter has product MLWAGAVFAEGPLDTPADIAWTIVAAALVFFMQAGFALLEGGMVRAKNAVNVIMKNYSDMCFGVIAYWAIGYGLMFGATENGWFGLDHYLPDLQSGVEATHFIFQLMFAATAATIVSGAVAERMRFGPYVVASMIITGVIYAVYGAWAWGSFYDGSGWLVDMGFIDFAGSTVVHSIGGWCALAGVIVLGPRLGRFAPDGTPRDIPGHNLPYIALGGFILWLGWFGFNGGSTLAASADVGIICVNTHLAGAAGFIGALLMQRLLRKPILMTAAVNGAIGGLVAITSPCATTVPMFALVIGLVAGAITVLGVMLLERLRLDDVVGAISVHGFCGAWGTLSAALFYRGDLFDPGRIQIQLIGIGAAFLWSFPTALLTFWIVKKVFGLRAPTLHEQRGLDFTEHYEIGYPEFQRDLTHAGKD; this is encoded by the coding sequence ATGCTGTGGGCAGGCGCGGTGTTCGCGGAAGGGCCGCTGGACACCCCGGCCGACATTGCGTGGACGATCGTTGCGGCCGCACTCGTGTTCTTCATGCAGGCCGGTTTCGCCCTGCTGGAAGGCGGCATGGTTCGCGCCAAGAACGCCGTCAACGTGATCATGAAGAACTATTCGGACATGTGCTTCGGCGTGATCGCGTACTGGGCGATCGGCTATGGCCTGATGTTCGGCGCCACCGAGAATGGCTGGTTCGGGCTGGACCACTACCTCCCGGACCTGCAGTCCGGTGTGGAGGCCACCCATTTCATCTTTCAGCTGATGTTTGCCGCCACCGCCGCGACGATCGTGTCCGGCGCCGTCGCCGAGCGCATGCGCTTCGGCCCCTATGTGGTGGCTTCGATGATCATCACCGGCGTGATCTATGCCGTCTACGGCGCCTGGGCCTGGGGCAGCTTCTATGACGGATCCGGCTGGCTGGTCGACATGGGCTTCATCGACTTCGCCGGATCGACCGTGGTGCATTCGATCGGTGGCTGGTGCGCGCTGGCCGGCGTGATCGTGCTGGGTCCGCGACTCGGCCGCTTCGCGCCCGACGGTACACCGCGCGACATACCGGGACACAACCTGCCGTACATCGCTCTGGGCGGCTTCATCCTGTGGCTGGGCTGGTTCGGCTTCAACGGCGGTTCGACCCTGGCGGCCTCGGCGGACGTGGGCATCATCTGCGTCAATACCCACCTCGCCGGGGCGGCCGGCTTCATCGGCGCACTGCTGATGCAGCGACTGTTGCGAAAACCGATCCTGATGACCGCCGCCGTCAACGGCGCCATTGGCGGTCTGGTTGCGATCACTTCACCCTGTGCCACGACCGTGCCGATGTTCGCGCTGGTGATCGGGCTGGTGGCCGGCGCGATTACGGTACTCGGCGTGATGCTGTTGGAGCGCCTGCGGCTTGACGACGTGGTGGGCGCGATATCGGTGCATGGTTTCTGCGGCGCCTGGGGAACGCTCTCCGCCGCGCTGTTCTACCGCGGCGACCTGTTCGATCCGGGACGCATCCAGATCCAGTTGATCGGTATCGGCGCTGCCTTTCTGTGGAGCTTTCCGACCGCCCTGCTGACCTTCTGGATCGTGAAGAAAGTCTTCGGCCTGCGCGCGCCGACGCTGCACGAACAGCGCGGCCTGGACTTCACCGAACACTACGAAATCGGCTATCCCGAGTTCCAGCGCGACCTGACCCACGCAGGCAAGGACTGA
- a CDS encoding mechanosensitive ion channel family protein, whose protein sequence is MPEVDLQNLEALFLGNPLRTWMISAGVVVLIIAVAFSLKWVVVNRLSRLAERSRFAYDDAIVAAVRVTRMWLVFFPAVLIGTQGLDLPDKLANGMQKAAALAVFVQLGIWLSAMLRHVIDHSRAKAMETDPGTATSLSALSFVGKMLLWAVILLLALDNMGIDVTAMVAGLGVGGIAVALAVQNILGDLFASLSIIVDKPFVIGDFIIVDSYMGSVENIGLKTTRIRSLGGEQIVFSNSDLLNTRIRNYKRMRERRIVFKFGVLYSTPADQLEAIPTMVREIIEDQQTVRFDRAHFQGFGDSSLNFEAVYWMLDPDFNLYMDRQQAINLALVRKFAPLGIDFAFPTRTLHVEGPIRVEPAQGQAPEA, encoded by the coding sequence ATGCCTGAAGTCGACTTGCAGAATCTGGAAGCGTTGTTTCTCGGAAACCCGCTCAGGACATGGATGATCTCCGCTGGTGTGGTGGTGCTGATCATTGCCGTGGCGTTTTCGCTCAAATGGGTGGTCGTGAATCGCCTGTCACGGCTGGCGGAGCGCTCCCGTTTCGCCTATGACGACGCCATCGTTGCCGCGGTGCGGGTCACACGCATGTGGCTGGTGTTCTTCCCGGCCGTGCTGATCGGCACGCAAGGGCTGGACCTGCCGGACAAGCTCGCCAACGGCATGCAGAAGGCGGCGGCGTTGGCGGTGTTCGTGCAGCTCGGAATCTGGCTCAGCGCCATGCTGCGGCACGTCATCGACCATTCCCGCGCCAAGGCGATGGAGACCGACCCAGGAACCGCCACCAGTCTTTCCGCGCTGAGCTTCGTCGGCAAGATGTTGTTGTGGGCGGTGATCCTGCTGCTGGCGCTGGACAACATGGGGATCGACGTCACCGCGATGGTGGCCGGTCTCGGCGTCGGCGGCATCGCCGTGGCACTGGCGGTGCAGAACATTCTCGGCGACCTGTTTGCCTCGCTGTCGATCATTGTCGACAAGCCCTTCGTCATCGGCGACTTCATCATCGTCGACAGCTACATGGGTTCGGTCGAGAACATCGGTCTCAAGACCACGCGCATCCGCAGTCTTGGCGGCGAGCAGATCGTGTTTTCCAACAGCGACCTCCTCAACACCCGCATCCGCAACTACAAGCGCATGCGCGAGCGCCGCATCGTGTTCAAGTTCGGCGTGCTGTACTCCACGCCGGCCGATCAGCTCGAAGCCATTCCGACGATGGTGCGCGAGATCATCGAAGACCAGCAGACGGTGCGTTTCGACCGGGCGCACTTTCAGGGTTTCGGCGACTCTTCGCTCAATTTCGAAGCGGTCTACTGGATGCTGGACCCGGACTTCAATCTCTACATGGACCGGCAGCAGGCGATCAATCTGGCGCTGGTGCGCAAGTTCGCCCCGCTGGGCATCGACTTCGCCTTCCCGACGCGGACCCTGCATGTGGAGGGACCGATTCGCGTCGAGCCGGCGCAAGGGCAGGCGCCGGAGGCATAG
- a CDS encoding plasmid pRiA4b ORF-3 family protein has translation MSTVHRLKIVLRNTRPTVSREVLVSSDLRLDRLHEIIQVVMGWEDAHMHEFSNGVRGPDGLRFGLPQQEFFDDPLLRDERKGTLAQLAPDKGSKFVYWYDFGDDWFHDISVKAVNESKSGIQVPVCLKAAGACPPEYYDIEGVNQMLAAMAARWQRKRRQSRPG, from the coding sequence ATGAGTACGGTTCATCGTCTCAAGATCGTTCTGCGCAACACCCGCCCCACCGTTTCGCGAGAAGTGCTGGTATCGTCCGATCTTCGGCTCGATCGTCTGCACGAGATCATCCAGGTCGTCATGGGTTGGGAAGACGCCCACATGCACGAGTTCAGTAATGGCGTCCGCGGTCCGGACGGGCTGCGTTTCGGTCTGCCGCAGCAAGAATTTTTCGACGATCCGCTGCTGCGCGACGAACGCAAAGGTACGCTCGCCCAACTGGCGCCGGACAAGGGCAGCAAGTTCGTCTACTGGTACGACTTCGGCGACGACTGGTTTCACGACATCAGCGTCAAGGCCGTCAACGAATCCAAGTCCGGTATTCAGGTGCCGGTTTGCCTCAAGGCGGCCGGTGCCTGCCCGCCGGAATACTACGACATCGAGGGCGTCAATCAGATGCTGGCGGCGATGGCGGCCCGCTGGCAGCGAAAGCGGCGTCAATCCAGGCCCGGCTGA
- a CDS encoding 23S rRNA (adenine(2030)-N(6))-methyltransferase RlmJ — protein MHYRHAFHAGNFADVFKHVLLCGLVLALNRKGAPWTYLETHAGAGGYRLQDEAQRTGEFREGVARLMSVDAAPLALSEWLDIVRKFNRGAALDAYPGSPWFVRQLAREQDRLVLCERVEGVFMDLRMLFAGDSAVALHRRDGYELPALLPPQSKRALVLIDPPFESPTEFEQVATSLIAARKRFSQGIYAVWYPLKKRFEADRFCRRMGREADRDVLDLRFETGAPGEGQMRGCGVLIVNPPYRFEEDLAPALDLLKRLLAQGSSAGWQAQWLNKV, from the coding sequence ATGCACTACCGTCACGCCTTCCACGCCGGAAACTTCGCCGACGTCTTCAAGCACGTCCTGCTTTGCGGTCTGGTCCTCGCACTCAATCGCAAGGGCGCGCCGTGGACGTACCTTGAGACACATGCCGGCGCCGGCGGCTATCGCTTGCAGGATGAAGCCCAGCGCACGGGGGAGTTCCGCGAGGGTGTCGCACGGCTGATGAGCGTTGATGCCGCGCCGCTTGCCTTGTCCGAATGGCTGGATATCGTTCGCAAATTCAATCGCGGCGCCGCGCTGGATGCCTATCCCGGCTCTCCCTGGTTTGTGCGTCAGCTTGCGCGGGAGCAGGACCGCCTGGTCTTGTGCGAGCGCGTCGAAGGGGTCTTCATGGATTTGCGCATGCTGTTCGCGGGTGATTCGGCGGTGGCTCTGCATCGCCGAGACGGATACGAACTGCCGGCCCTGTTGCCGCCACAAAGCAAGCGGGCGCTGGTCCTGATCGACCCGCCATTTGAATCGCCGACCGAATTCGAGCAGGTGGCGACATCCCTGATCGCCGCCAGGAAGCGGTTCTCGCAGGGAATCTATGCGGTCTGGTATCCGCTGAAAAAGCGCTTCGAAGCGGACCGCTTCTGTCGCCGCATGGGACGCGAGGCGGATCGCGATGTGCTCGACCTTCGATTCGAGACCGGCGCGCCCGGCGAAGGCCAGATGCGCGGCTGCGGCGTATTGATCGTCAACCCGCCGTACCGGTTCGAAGAAGACTTGGCGCCCGCGCTCGACCTGTTGAAGCGCCTGCTGGCCCAGGGCTCGTCCGCAGGCTGGCAGGCTCAGTGGCTCAACAAAGTTTAG